The Flavobacterium johnsoniae UW101 genomic interval TTTGATCATCATTTTTGGATTAAGCTTCACAAAAGACTGCACTAAGGCTTCTTTTACTTGTTTACTTTCAAACAATGATGTGGATTTATTAGTTGTCATTTTTTATATTATTTTGTTTAACTGATTTTTTTAAACACATAGAGACATAGATTTTAACTTTCCGAAAAAGGCGTTTCACTTGCATATATTCACATAGCTATGTGTGAAAACGAGTTTTCTTTTTATTCTTTTTTATAGATTTAAAGACTATGTCTCTATGTGTTTAAATTATCCAGCATTTTTATTTTAGTGTAAAATACTCTGCTAAAGGTCCAAGTGCCAATGCTGGAAAGAATGATAAAGCAGCGATAATTGCGATTACGGCAAAAGTCATGATTCCGAAAATTGAGGTATCGGTTTTTAAAGTTCCGGCACTTTCTGGAATGTATTTTTTACCTGCCAGTAAACCTGCAATTGCTAATGGTCCAATAATTGGAATAAAACGGCTTAACAGTAACACAATTCCTGTAGTGATATTCCAGAACGGATTATTATCTCCCAAACCTTCAAAACCAGAACCGTTATTGGCAGCGCTTGAAGTATATTCGTATAACATTTCAGAGAATCCGTGATTTCCTGGATTGTTTAACCAGCCTGTTGCGTTTCCGTTAAACCAATAACCCATTGCTGTATCATGAGCAGTAAAATATGAAGCCAAAGCAGTTCCTGCTAGTATTAATAATGGGTGAAGAATAGCGATAAAAGCAGCAATTTTTACTTCTCGCGCTTCTATTTTCTTACCTAAAAATTCAGGAGTTCGCCCAACCATTAATCCGGAAATGAATACAGCCAGAATAATGAAAATGTAGTAGTTCAAAATACCAACACCGCATCCGCCGTAAAAGGCATTCACCATCATAGATAATAATTGCATAGCGCCAGAAACTGGCATAGAGCTATCGTGCATACTGTTTACAGAACCTGTAGAAATTACAGTTGTAGCAATACTCCAGAAACCTGAAATTGCGGGTCCAAACCGAACTTCTTTTCCTTCCATCGCTCCGGTTGTCTGTGCAATACCCATTTTTGTGATAGCAGGATTTCCGTTGATTTCACTCATAACGGTTGGAACAACCAAGAGTAAAAATCCAACCGTCATTACACCAAAAATAATATTCGCTAATTTTCTTTTATTGAGGTAAAATCCAAGAGCAAAAATCATGGCAAATGGAATGATCATCTGCGCCCAAAGCTCAACTCCATTCGTAAAATAAGTTGGATTCTCTAATGGATGTGCTGAATTGGCACCAAAAAATCCACCACCGTTTGTACCTATATGTTTAATCGCAATAAAGGCTGCAGCTGGTCCGCGAGAAACTTCTACATGATCGCCTTGAAGTGTTGTAATAGCATCTTTACCTTCAAAAGTCATTGGAGTTCCGCTAAATACTAGTGCTACAGCTGCAATTGCTGAAAGCGGTAATAAAATACGAGTACAGCTTTTGATGAAATAATTATAAAAATTACCCAGTTTTTCTGTTGTTCTTTCTTTCATTGCTGTAAAAATCATAGCGGCAGCAGCCATTCCGATACCAGCAGAAACAAATTGAAGAAACATCAAGACGATTTGCGAAAGATAAGAAACCCCGCTTTCGCCTGAATAATGCTGTAAGTTACAATTGACTAAAAATGAAATAGCGGTGTTAAATGCCAAATCAGCCGTCATAGAAGGATTGTTATCCGGATTAAGGGGTAAAGATCCTTGAAATAATAAAACGAAAAAGCAAAGAAAGAACCAAACTATGTTGATACTTAAAAGTGCTTTTAAGTGTTGTTTCCAGTTCATTTCTTCAGCCGAATTAATGCCGCTGATTTTAAAAATAAATTTTTCAATTGGATTGAAAATCGGGTCAAGAAGTGTTTTATCTCCTAAATACACTTTAGCAATATATTTTCCTAAAGGAATTGCTAAAACAATGGTTAGGATAAAAATACCAATGACGCCAAGTAACTCTGTGTTCATATTATTTAATTTTAGATTGTTGATTTTAGATTTTAGATTTCTTTGAAAGAATCTGAAATTCTAAAATTCTTTTTTTTAAAATTTTTCGGGTTTGATTAGTACATAAATCAAATACACGAAAACGGCGATTGAAATGATAAATAGTGCAGTCATGATTTAGATTTTTTCAAAGAATTCAACTGACAGAAAACAAATAGCAAACAGCACAACGGCTAATGCGAGTAAAAGAAAAGTGATCATAGGAAATTATTTTAGAATTCAGATTTTAGATTGTATTGAAGCGATTAAACAGTTTACCGATTAAACACCTGAAGCATTAACCTGCTTGATATATTCCGCTTTAAGGGTTTGAGGAAAAAGATGTGAAATATTGCAATGACGCATTTCCATAAAAGACGAAACTGAGAAAACATATACATTAGAAATGGCATTTTTAGTTTCGATGCTTCCGGTTATAAACAAACGTTCAGCAAGAGCTAAACATTTTTTCGCTCTGACGATATTTCCAGAAATAATAGATTTTTTGGTTATTTCAGCAAACCGTTCGGCTTGTTTGTAGATTGAGGTTACTTGATTTTTCATTTGGAATGAATTTTAATGTTCTCTCTCCTTATGCCAAAATATGTTCCGAAAATGTCAAGTTGTGTGTAAAGTGTTGTGAATAAAAGGAATGTAGTTGTGTGCCAAAAATCAGACATAAAAAAAGCCTATCATTTTGATAAGCTTTTCTCGTTTTGATATGTTATTGTCAAGCTCCGGAGGAGAGGCATATTTATAGAAAATGATCAATCCACATTTATCAGAGCCCCAGCAGGGCGACATATTTTTTTGATTACGTAGATGTCGCTCCGCTGGAGCTTTTTTTATTATTGGGAATAAATAATCTATAAATATTACGCTTCTCCGAAGCTTTGAAAATTGATATTGACATTGTAATTGAATTTTGTAATTGTTATTGAATTTGGTATTCTTCCAGTTTTCGATACAAAGTCGCAATTCCAATTTCTAATAATCGAGCCGTTTCAGCTTTATTTCCTTTCGTATAATTCAAAACTTTCTGAATATGCAGCTTTTCAACACTCTGCATCGAGAAAGCGGACATTGATTTTGAATTATTTTCAGCTTGATGTTGCATTTCATAAGGAAGAACATCTGAAGTTAAAATATCCCCATTGCTCAAAATAACCGATCTTTCAATAACATTTTTGAGTTCGCGGATATTTCCCGGCCAAGAATAGTTTTCCAGTTTTTGTAAAAAGTCATCTGCAATCTGTAAAGCTTTTTTATTCGTTTTTTCTGAAAATTGCTTCACATAATAATTGGCTAATAGCGGAATATCTTTAATTCTTTCTCGCAAAGAAGGCAATTTGATTTCGAAAATATTCAAACGGAAATACAAATCAGAACGGAAACGATGTTCGTCGCTTTCTGTTTTTAAATCTCGGTTCGTAGCGGCAATTAATCTGAAATTTGACTTTTTCGGAGTCGTGTCACCAACGGGAATATATTCGGAAGTTTCTAAAACACGTAGTAATTTGGACTGAAGATCAATTGGCATTTCACCAATTTCATCCAAAAATAAAGTTCCGCCATTGGCTTCCTCGATAAAACCTTTTTTATCTTTTACAGCTCCGGTAAAAGCTCCTTGTTTATGACCGAAAAGTTCGCTTTCTAAAATTTCTTTTGTGAAAGTACTGCAGTTTAATGCCACAAAAGATTTTCCTGCACGATTGCTGTTTTCGTGAATTGCCTGTGCAAAAACCTCTTTTCCGGTTCCCGTTTCGCCCATAAGTAAAACAGTCGAATCGGTTTTGGCTACTTTTTGAGCCAAATCAATAACTTGTTCGATTCCTTTTGATTTTCCAATTATGGTATTGAAAGAATATTTATCATTGATTCGTTTTTCTAATTGCTGAACTTTTTTCTGTAAATGTACTTTTTCGACCGCTTTATAAAGCATCGGAATAATTTTATCATTATCATCGCCTTTTACAATATAGTCGAAAGCACCATTTTTCATTGCCTGAACGCCGTCTGGAATATTTCCAAAAGCAGTCAGTAGAATAACTTCTGTAAGCGGAAAGCTTCCTTTTATATTCTGAAGAAAATCAACGCCGTTTCCGTCGGGAAGTTTTACGTCGCACAAAACGACATCAATTTCGGTTTGTTCCAATTTTTTGAAACCTGATTTTAAATCTTTGGCTTCAAAAACTTCAAATCCTTCCGATTTTATAATACGTGCCAGCAGACTTCTCAGTTTTTCTTCGTCGTCTATAATTAAAATTTTGTGTGTCATTTTGCAGATTAGCTAAAAACGAATTGGTGTTTTGATGTACAAATTTAGGTTTAAAATCTGTTCTCTTTTTTGATTCAGAACAAATTATTTTTAAGGACAGAATCAGTTTTAAAATATTTTTTCAAAAAGAAATGTACTTTTAGATCGCAAAATAACCACTAAAATTTATGTCAAAACGAATTCTACTTATAATAGCTGTCGTAATCTTCGGTAGCTTTAATGGCTTTTCAAACGGAATTATTCAAAAAGATTCTTCAAAACCGAAAACTATTTCATTCAAAATAAAACTGAAATCGGCTGATAAGGTAAAAATTGCCGTTTCTCCTTTAAAATACAACAAACATTTGGCGTATAGTTTTACGCTTGACGATGGCTACAGATCGGCTTATTTAACTGCGTTCCCATTATTAAATGGAGGAAAAATCAGTAATCCATCCATTAACGAATGGAAAATTGATCAAGGTGGAGACGGAACAGTTTCAGAAGGACTTTTTTATTCGGACGGAATGGGAAATAAAATTCCGTTTAAATTGGCATTAGCGATCAATGGAGGTTCAATTCGTGATTTGCCTGAAAATCGCGGACATCTTTCTTGGTCAGAAATTAAAGAAATGTACAATGCTGGTTGGGATATTTTGAATCATGGTTTTCATCATGCCACAAAACATGGAACGAATTATTTAACAGAAGTAACCGAAAATACAACTTCGATTAAGCAAAATCTTGATTTTACAATGTCTCATTTTGTAGTTCCTGGCGGAGAAGGTGATGAGAAATATTATTTGGAATACGAAAAAGAAGCACTTAATAACGGACATTTTTCTGTTGCTTCTTATTATGGTGAAGGACCGGTTTTTAAAGTAGATTCAAAAGTAGATTTAGATAAAATGATTTCTGCTCGAACTTTTGTCCAGAGTTCAAAAGACACGACAAGTTTTAGAACAATGGATAAATATTTAAAAACGATAGATTCTATTGTAAAACAAGATGATCCAGTTTGGTTTAACGAATTCACACACGGAACGGGAAATACAAACTTGTGGAATCTAAGCATGCGTTTTCCTGATTTCAAATACTATATGACAACGCTTGCCAACAAATACGGATTAAAAGGAAATGATTCGATCTGGATGGCGCCGTGGCAGGAAGTTTACGAATACATTTGGTTAAGAGACCGAATAAAAGTCGATTTCCAGCAGAAAAATAAAGAAGTAATAGTAACAATTCTGCTTCCCGAAATTCCAGAAACTTTTAGAAATCGAGATATTTCATTAAACATAGAAACTCCATCAAAATTTGAAATCGAATCCAATAAAGATTTGAAAATAAAAGACGATGGAAAAACAACTCACAAACAGATTTTCATTTAATTGAAATAAAGTTTTTTTTGCCACAGATTAAAAGGATTTTAATGATTTTTTTGCTTACGCTAAATTTCCAGTAAAATAAATAATCCTTTTAATCTGTGGCAAAAAAATAAAAAACTACTCAATCTCTTTCTCGTTGTCCTTTATAAAAGTATCGATATTCATTAAAAGAGGATCAATAACAATTCGTTGAGGTTTGTTTTTGATTTTAATTTTGCCTTCAATTAAATTGTTTTTGATTGGAAATGTGTAGCGAAATAACTTTCCGTTTTCATCATAAATTCCAATATCAATTGTTTTATCATTGTCAATTTGCTTTCGAACTCCCGTAGCATTTTCAATATATTTTTTAGAATCTGCTTTAAAGGAAATTTCATAAAAATCATTCTTTTTCACGCTTTCAACTTTAGAAATTTTAGAAGAATAAGTAATAATCTTTTTAAACATTTCATCTAGTTTTGGATAGAGTTTAGAATCTGCAACTAAATAAATCTCTTTCAATAAATCTTCAGAATCTGGAATTGGATTAGAATATTTGTAATGATTCAAGAAATTTTTCAAAGCCAGATTTACTTTTTCTTCACCGATTAAAATTCGAAGCTGATGCATCACCAGCATTCCTTTATCATAAGGTAAATGCGGAGTTTCATAATTTGTTTTATACAAAGGCGTTTCAGGTTCATAACTTCGACTGCTCAAATATAAATCCAAATGAATTTTTAAAGTTTCTAAGGCTTTTTCCAAACCATGTTCTTTTTCATACAACATCAATTCGGTGTATTGCGCCAGCGTTTCGGTCAAAATCCAGCTTCCTTCTTTTTGCTCTGGACTAATTTGCGAATTTCCCCACCATTCGTGCGACAATTCATGTGCCGTCAACTGATTGATGATATCTTCTTTATCGTGATTATTCAAGTTGCTGTAAAATCCAAAATTCTCTTTCATAAAAACTGTGGACGGATACGAAGTCGCAGCAAATCCATCCGCGAAAGCAGAAACCTCGGCATAACGAATCGTTTTGTATGGATATTTTCCAAAATTGTTTTGGCAATAATCTAAAGTATTTTTTACATCTTGAATCAGTTTTGCAACGTTTCTCGAATGTCTTTTATCATAAAAAACTTCAATAGAAATGCCTTTATAATTTGTTTTTTGAATTTCATATTCGGCAGAAGAAAAAGCAAATCGAAAAGGAATCTTTCCATTTGATTTATAATGAAAATAATTTCTGTCGTCTTTTTTCCAGTTCCCAACTAAATCTCCAACACCAATCACCGTTTGATTTTTAGACGTCGAAACCACAACATCATAATCAACAAAATCATTTGTTGTTTTCGATTTATCCTCAAGTTTTTTAAGCGGAGTCTGTGGTTTCAAATGCCTTTTTGCCCGTTCTTTTTCACTGCTGATTTCATTCGATTCCTGATAACCAAAAGTTGGAAAATAACGGCTTATTCGCATAAACGAACCATTTTCAATGATAGAATTAAATGCAGTATGACCTTTAAATGGCGACCAAGTTGAGGTAAAAGAAAAACTCATTTTTATTTTCTGATGAGGTTTTAAAGGTTTTTCTAATCGATACCAATAATGCTGAAATTTAGAAACATCATCTAGATTTTTTGCATTCTCAATTTCAACAGAAGTCAGTTTTGAATTTTGATCTATATATAGGAGTAAACTATCAATAGGTTTTTCAATATTATTGATCAATTCATAAGTGCCTTTTACTTCATAACGATTCTCCTCAGGAAATAAATCCACTTTGCTTTTTACAGAAACAATTGTTGGTTGTGCTAGATTGACATATTTTTTGAATTGCTTTTCGTAATGTTCGCTCCAATTGTTAACGTTATCTTTGGTCAAATACGGATATTCAATATTAGTTTTATAAAAAAGATAAGTTCCAAAAGCGATAAAAAGAATAATTCCCAATGCAAAAGTTGTTTTTTGAAAGGCATTGCAGGAATTTCTCCGAAAGGTTTTTAGGATTGAAGCATTTCTTTTCCACAAAATTCCTGTCAAAGTAAGAAGCAGTAAAGCCAATCCGAAATTGTACAGCATCGAAATATGAAACGGAAAAGTATATTTTCCGAAACCATTCAAATCAAAATATTCTCTTTTAAACGCATTTCCGAATCGCAGTAAAGGATGTGAAATTCCCAATTGTTCTCCAATTCCTGTACAAAACAAAATGCAGACAAAAGCAGCAACCGAAAGTCCGATATATTTATTTTTAATAAAAGTCTGAATCGCAATTACTAAAATCGAAATCAACAGCAACGGAAATCCGAGATAATAAAATAAAGAAAGGTAAAGACTAATTTCGATTGGAGCATTGGCATTCACAATCTGAAAACTGCATCCAATTAAAATACTAATACTGATTATGATTAACGGAATGATAAAAAGTGCCATCAGTTTGGCCAATAAAACCACAAATTGAGAATACGGTGCGGTATTTTCGAGCATTTCAAATCTCGAATTTTCGCTTCGGTTTAATAATTCACTACTATAAAAAAGCAGAATTAAAATTAGAATAAAAGGTAGACGATCCATTATGGTGGAAATCATTAAAGCCGTATCTGTAATTTTTTCGGCTAATCTTATTCCGCCGTCAATTTCATCCGAAATTTCGATTGCCAATAATCCCGAAAATAAAAGAACAATCAACAAAAACGGAATTCCTTTTAAAACTAAAAAAATATCCAGTTTGATATTGCTTTTAAAAACAGCAAAATTATGCCTGAAAGTTTTGAACTCGATGTTTTTTGGAATTTCCGAAGAAAAGATTTTTGCTTCTTTTGAAATAACTTTAGGCGTTTTTAGCTTTATGATTTTCGTTTTTCGGAAGGTAAACAATCGATAGGAAATAAAAAGCAAAAACAGTGAAACCAAAATCCACAACAATCGGTTAAATAAAAAGTTCCCCGAAAGAGAAACCAATTCGGTATTTTTTTCAATTGAAGTCCAATATCTTGTTTGTTCTAAAAAAGCAGCCAAACCAAACGGATCTATTTTTGCAGCCAAAGACATGGATTTCGCCGAAGATGGAGAAGCATTTGCAAAGATTGGCGAATTAGAAAAAATAGAACCCGCTATATATAAGATGTAAATTAATAAACCGCCAACATAGATAAAAAGTTTACTTCGCGTAAGCCAAGCCAAAGTCGTCAATATCGAAAGGCACAGGAAAATATTTGGAATCACAATTACAAAATACGGCCAGAGATAATTTATAATTTCAAAAGGACCGATTTCGCTTTTAGAAAGCCACGACATTTGATGTCCAACGATCATTCCAACGATAAACATTCCAAAAGAAACTACGGCGATTATAAATGCTGTAATAAATTTTGGAGCTAAATAATGAAACTTAGAAATAGGTGAGGAGAAAATTATCGAATCGAATTTCGTTTCATATTCCTTTAAAAAACTCTGCGCAACCTGAAGTGTAATCGAAAATATCGTCATCAGCGAAATCAAACCAATCGCATAAGTCAATACATACGGACTATTTTTGTAAGCGCCCGAAAAAGAAAAATTCGCAAAAGCACTCACAAAAAATCCTAAAACCAAATAAATGATAAATGTGGCATAAAAAGTCCAGCTTCTGGTATTGCTATGCCATTCAAATTGAATTAATTTAGAAAGCATAACACTAATTTTTAAGTTGATTTTGAGATAAAATATTAAAATAGACATCGCTCAAATCTGGGGAAGTCAATTCAAAACCAGAATCAGGCTGTTGATTAGAGAAAACATGAATGTTGATTTTTCCTGAATTCAAATGAGAAGAAATAATATTAAAATGTTTCTGGTATTCTTTCAGTTCATTTTTATGAATCGCTTTCGACCAGATTTTTTCTTTCAAAGAATCGATGGCTTCATTAGGATTTCCTTCTAAAATTAATTTTCCATTAGAAATAATTGCCATTTTGGTGCACAGATCACGAACATCTTCGACAATATGCGTTGATAGAATTACAATAATGCTTTCGCCAATTTCACTCAATAGATTATTGAAACGGTTTCTTTCCTCGGGATCAAGTCCCGCAGTCGGTTCATCCACAATAATGATCTTCGGATTTCCTAATAAAGCCTGTGCAATTCCAAAGCGCTGACGCATTCCGCCAGAAAACGAATGAACCGCTTTGTCTTTATGCTGTAATAAATTAGTTTGCTGCAGCAAATACAAAATTTGATCGTGACGTTCCTTCTTATTGAAGATTCCTTTCAAAATTGCCAAATGATCCAATAGACGATACGCAGAAATCTTGGGGTAAACGCCAAATTCCTGAGGCAGATATCCCAGATTTTGCCTGATAAACATTGGGTTTTCGAGAATATTGATTCCGTTAAACTCGATAATTCCCGAAGTAGGTTCCTGCAAAGCAGCAATAGTTCGCATTAAAGTCGATTTTCCTGCGCCATTCGGACCCAATAAACCAAACATACCGTTTGAAATTTCAAGCGATAAATGGTCAATCGCCTGCGTGCCGTTCTCATACGTTTTGCTGAGATTTTTGATTGATAAACTGTTCATTTTTTGATTGATTTAGATGATTGAATTAAACTATGATTTGAAAAATTTAGGCAATAGAACGCCTGTCGGTTTCAAAAACCGATTTATTAAGAATGAAATAAAATTTTAAAAAAGCTATTCTGCCACGTATTCTAAAATATCGCCGGGCTGGCAATCTAATATTTTACAAATAGCTTCGAGAGTATCAAACCGAATTCCTTTTGCTTTTCCAGTTTTTAGAATCGATAAATTGGCAGGCGTAATATCTAGTTTTTCTGCCAACTCTTTACTCTGCATCTTGCGTTTGGCAAGCATTACATCAACATTTACAATTATTGGCATAGTTATATAAATAAGTCTTGTTCGTTCTGAAGGTTTAAACCTTGTTTAAAAATGGCTGCTAAAAAGTAAGCAAAAACTCCAAGCATTCCGTGTAACAAAATAAATAACGAAACTTCATTATCCAGCGGAACAAAAAAGAAAGCTGTGAAAATCACAATACCCGGAATTAATAAATTGGATAAATAGAAGCGTCTTAAATGAGAAATTCCGTTTTGCGTAAATAATTTAGGCTGAAAAAATACTTTAAAAACATTACTGCTCAATAAAAAGAAAAGTCCGTACAAACTGAGCGGTGCTAAAAAATCAAAAAGAATATAGGGCAAATTGTAATCTCCAAGCATTAAAGGATGAGAAGTAAAAGGATAACAAACCTGAAAATACTTTCCGTTGTCCTTAAAAGTCAAGAATAATCCTGTTATCAGTGTAAAAACAGAATATGCAGCCAAAAAGAAATAAACCAC includes:
- a CDS encoding DUF2975 domain-containing protein produces the protein MKTTHIVSRILFYFTRFLAVVYFFLAAYSVFTLITGLFLTFKDNGKYFQVCYPFTSHPLMLGDYNLPYILFDFLAPLSLYGLFFLLSSNVFKVFFQPKLFTQNGISHLRRFYLSNLLIPGIVIFTAFFFVPLDNEVSLFILLHGMLGVFAYFLAAIFKQGLNLQNEQDLFI
- the kdpF gene encoding K(+)-transporting ATPase subunit F encodes the protein MTALFIISIAVFVYLIYVLIKPEKF
- a CDS encoding helix-turn-helix domain-containing protein, which gives rise to MPIIVNVDVMLAKRKMQSKELAEKLDITPANLSILKTGKAKGIRFDTLEAICKILDCQPGDILEYVAE
- a CDS encoding sigma-54-dependent transcriptional regulator, with protein sequence MTHKILIIDDEEKLRSLLARIIKSEGFEVFEAKDLKSGFKKLEQTEIDVVLCDVKLPDGNGVDFLQNIKGSFPLTEVILLTAFGNIPDGVQAMKNGAFDYIVKGDDNDKIIPMLYKAVEKVHLQKKVQQLEKRINDKYSFNTIIGKSKGIEQVIDLAQKVAKTDSTVLLMGETGTGKEVFAQAIHENSNRAGKSFVALNCSTFTKEILESELFGHKQGAFTGAVKDKKGFIEEANGGTLFLDEIGEMPIDLQSKLLRVLETSEYIPVGDTTPKKSNFRLIAATNRDLKTESDEHRFRSDLYFRLNIFEIKLPSLRERIKDIPLLANYYVKQFSEKTNKKALQIADDFLQKLENYSWPGNIRELKNVIERSVILSNGDILTSDVLPYEMQHQAENNSKSMSAFSMQSVEKLHIQKVLNYTKGNKAETARLLEIGIATLYRKLEEYQIQ
- a CDS encoding polysaccharide deacetylase family protein, which gives rise to MSKRILLIIAVVIFGSFNGFSNGIIQKDSSKPKTISFKIKLKSADKVKIAVSPLKYNKHLAYSFTLDDGYRSAYLTAFPLLNGGKISNPSINEWKIDQGGDGTVSEGLFYSDGMGNKIPFKLALAINGGSIRDLPENRGHLSWSEIKEMYNAGWDILNHGFHHATKHGTNYLTEVTENTTSIKQNLDFTMSHFVVPGGEGDEKYYLEYEKEALNNGHFSVASYYGEGPVFKVDSKVDLDKMISARTFVQSSKDTTSFRTMDKYLKTIDSIVKQDDPVWFNEFTHGTGNTNLWNLSMRFPDFKYYMTTLANKYGLKGNDSIWMAPWQEVYEYIWLRDRIKVDFQQKNKEVIVTILLPEIPETFRNRDISLNIETPSKFEIESNKDLKIKDDGKTTHKQIFI
- a CDS encoding ABC transporter ATP-binding protein, producing the protein MNSLSIKNLSKTYENGTQAIDHLSLEISNGMFGLLGPNGAGKSTLMRTIAALQEPTSGIIEFNGINILENPMFIRQNLGYLPQEFGVYPKISAYRLLDHLAILKGIFNKKERHDQILYLLQQTNLLQHKDKAVHSFSGGMRQRFGIAQALLGNPKIIIVDEPTAGLDPEERNRFNNLLSEIGESIIVILSTHIVEDVRDLCTKMAIISNGKLILEGNPNEAIDSLKEKIWSKAIHKNELKEYQKHFNIISSHLNSGKINIHVFSNQQPDSGFELTSPDLSDVYFNILSQNQLKN
- the kdpA gene encoding potassium-transporting ATPase subunit KdpA, which encodes MNTELLGVIGIFILTIVLAIPLGKYIAKVYLGDKTLLDPIFNPIEKFIFKISGINSAEEMNWKQHLKALLSINIVWFFLCFFVLLFQGSLPLNPDNNPSMTADLAFNTAISFLVNCNLQHYSGESGVSYLSQIVLMFLQFVSAGIGMAAAAMIFTAMKERTTEKLGNFYNYFIKSCTRILLPLSAIAAVALVFSGTPMTFEGKDAITTLQGDHVEVSRGPAAAFIAIKHIGTNGGGFFGANSAHPLENPTYFTNGVELWAQMIIPFAMIFALGFYLNKRKLANIIFGVMTVGFLLLVVPTVMSEINGNPAITKMGIAQTTGAMEGKEVRFGPAISGFWSIATTVISTGSVNSMHDSSMPVSGAMQLLSMMVNAFYGGCGVGILNYYIFIILAVFISGLMVGRTPEFLGKKIEAREVKIAAFIAILHPLLILAGTALASYFTAHDTAMGYWFNGNATGWLNNPGNHGFSEMLYEYTSSAANNGSGFEGLGDNNPFWNITTGIVLLLSRFIPIIGPLAIAGLLAGKKYIPESAGTLKTDTSIFGIMTFAVIAIIAALSFFPALALGPLAEYFTLK
- a CDS encoding ABC transporter permease/M1 family aminopeptidase, encoding MLSKLIQFEWHSNTRSWTFYATFIIYLVLGFFVSAFANFSFSGAYKNSPYVLTYAIGLISLMTIFSITLQVAQSFLKEYETKFDSIIFSSPISKFHYLAPKFITAFIIAVVSFGMFIVGMIVGHQMSWLSKSEIGPFEIINYLWPYFVIVIPNIFLCLSILTTLAWLTRSKLFIYVGGLLIYILYIAGSIFSNSPIFANASPSSAKSMSLAAKIDPFGLAAFLEQTRYWTSIEKNTELVSLSGNFLFNRLLWILVSLFLLFISYRLFTFRKTKIIKLKTPKVISKEAKIFSSEIPKNIEFKTFRHNFAVFKSNIKLDIFLVLKGIPFLLIVLLFSGLLAIEISDEIDGGIRLAEKITDTALMISTIMDRLPFILILILLFYSSELLNRSENSRFEMLENTAPYSQFVVLLAKLMALFIIPLIIISISILIGCSFQIVNANAPIEISLYLSLFYYLGFPLLLISILVIAIQTFIKNKYIGLSVAAFVCILFCTGIGEQLGISHPLLRFGNAFKREYFDLNGFGKYTFPFHISMLYNFGLALLLLTLTGILWKRNASILKTFRRNSCNAFQKTTFALGIILFIAFGTYLFYKTNIEYPYLTKDNVNNWSEHYEKQFKKYVNLAQPTIVSVKSKVDLFPEENRYEVKGTYELINNIEKPIDSLLLYIDQNSKLTSVEIENAKNLDDVSKFQHYWYRLEKPLKPHQKIKMSFSFTSTWSPFKGHTAFNSIIENGSFMRISRYFPTFGYQESNEISSEKERAKRHLKPQTPLKKLEDKSKTTNDFVDYDVVVSTSKNQTVIGVGDLVGNWKKDDRNYFHYKSNGKIPFRFAFSSAEYEIQKTNYKGISIEVFYDKRHSRNVAKLIQDVKNTLDYCQNNFGKYPYKTIRYAEVSAFADGFAATSYPSTVFMKENFGFYSNLNNHDKEDIINQLTAHELSHEWWGNSQISPEQKEGSWILTETLAQYTELMLYEKEHGLEKALETLKIHLDLYLSSRSYEPETPLYKTNYETPHLPYDKGMLVMHQLRILIGEEKVNLALKNFLNHYKYSNPIPDSEDLLKEIYLVADSKLYPKLDEMFKKIITYSSKISKVESVKKNDFYEISFKADSKKYIENATGVRKQIDNDKTIDIGIYDENGKLFRYTFPIKNNLIEGKIKIKNKPQRIVIDPLLMNIDTFIKDNEKEIE
- a CDS encoding DUF7674 family protein, whose protein sequence is MKNQVTSIYKQAERFAEITKKSIISGNIVRAKKCLALAERLFITGSIETKNAISNVYVFSVSSFMEMRHCNISHLFPQTLKAEYIKQVNASGV